In Pelosinus sp. UFO1, one genomic interval encodes:
- a CDS encoding stage 0 sporulation family protein translates to METVVGVRFKKAGKVYYFAPGDIMLVAGDFVIVETARGLEYGEVVIGPREVTEDAIVAPLKTVQRKATAEDSIKVEENRAKEKESFSICEQKIKTHGLNMKLVDVEYTFDVNKIIFYFTAEGRIDFRDLVKDLAAVFRTRIELRQIGVRDEAKMMGGIGCCGRPLCCSTFLGDFEPVSIRMAKDQKLSLNPTKISGICGRLMCCLKYENDSYGPCCKKIAPPVVGCEVITIDGEGKVTSVNQAKKNAAVLLANGNTVVIPWEEVVEKDNNG, encoded by the coding sequence GTGGAAACAGTAGTAGGTGTTCGTTTTAAAAAAGCTGGCAAAGTTTATTATTTTGCACCTGGTGACATTATGCTGGTGGCAGGAGATTTTGTAATTGTTGAAACTGCTAGAGGATTAGAATATGGTGAAGTTGTAATTGGACCACGAGAAGTAACCGAGGATGCGATTGTAGCCCCGTTAAAAACAGTGCAGCGTAAAGCAACTGCTGAGGATAGCATTAAGGTAGAGGAAAATAGGGCTAAGGAAAAGGAATCTTTTTCTATTTGCGAACAAAAAATAAAAACACATGGTCTAAATATGAAATTAGTTGATGTAGAGTACACTTTTGATGTAAATAAAATTATTTTTTATTTTACTGCGGAAGGACGTATTGACTTTCGTGATTTAGTCAAGGATTTAGCAGCTGTATTTCGTACTCGCATTGAACTTAGACAAATTGGTGTACGGGATGAAGCGAAAATGATGGGAGGAATCGGCTGCTGCGGCAGACCCTTATGTTGCTCTACTTTCTTAGGAGATTTTGAGCCCGTTTCGATTCGAATGGCCAAAGATCAAAAGCTTTCTCTTAATCCTACAAAGATATCGGGGATTTGTGGACGATTAATGTGTTGCTTAAAATATGAAAATGACTCCTATGGACCTTGCTGCAAAAAAATTGCCCCTCCGGTTGTTGGATGTGAGGTCATTACGATAGATGGAGAAGGCAAAGTTACATCTGTGAACCAAGCCAAAAAAAATGCAGCGGTATTGCTTGCGAATGGTAATACGGTAGTTATTCCTTGGGAAGAAGTTGTTGAGAAGGATAACAATGGATAA
- the holB gene encoding DNA polymerase III subunit delta', translated as MEWNDIIGHKDQVAILRHMEKSKRMPHAVLLAGPAGIGKSMVARVLATALLCNNEGERPCGKCPSCLQMSYDSHPDFLSIVPDGVTIKIEQIRNLQHEVSLAPYISQRKVCIIDNAQLMTTQATNSLLKVLEDPPGEIIFILTTASKDMMLTTILSRCMVISFQPLMDDELVQALINKGCLPGQSEVAARLSAGRMGIALALLAPEGFALRNQAMEIMERVVYGGIDKIWDISAKLEKMERNEILDIIRYLTYILRDILLLVTGQGKQFVFNIDIVEELSEQADRWKESQLTKAIKVVEVARRAFQANANTRLTSEALLIKIYDLARGV; from the coding sequence ATGGAGTGGAATGATATAATTGGGCATAAGGACCAGGTAGCGATATTGCGTCATATGGAAAAAAGCAAACGTATGCCTCATGCTGTTTTACTTGCTGGACCGGCTGGCATTGGTAAGAGTATGGTTGCGAGAGTACTGGCAACGGCTTTATTATGTAATAATGAGGGAGAACGACCCTGTGGTAAGTGTCCTTCTTGTTTACAAATGTCCTATGATAGTCATCCTGATTTTTTATCAATTGTCCCTGATGGGGTAACCATTAAAATTGAACAGATTCGGAATTTGCAGCATGAAGTCTCGTTGGCGCCCTATATTAGCCAGCGAAAGGTGTGTATCATTGACAATGCTCAGTTAATGACCACGCAAGCTACTAATAGCTTATTGAAGGTGCTAGAAGACCCGCCAGGAGAAATTATATTTATATTAACTACTGCAAGTAAAGATATGATGCTGACTACTATTTTATCTCGCTGTATGGTGATTTCTTTTCAACCTTTAATGGATGATGAGTTAGTCCAAGCATTAATTAACAAAGGTTGCTTGCCAGGACAGTCTGAGGTGGCAGCTCGCCTTAGTGCCGGTCGTATGGGGATTGCACTTGCATTGCTTGCGCCAGAAGGTTTTGCCCTACGGAATCAGGCAATGGAGATAATGGAAAGAGTAGTTTATGGCGGTATTGATAAGATATGGGATATTTCAGCCAAATTAGAAAAAATGGAGCGTAACGAAATTTTAGATATAATAAGGTATTTAACCTATATATTGCGTGATATACTATTGCTTGTAACGGGGCAAGGCAAGCAATTTGTGTTTAATATAGATATTGTGGAAGAATTGAGTGAACAGGCTGATCGGTGGAAGGAAAGTCAATTAACGAAAGCCATTAAAGTAGTGGAAGTTGCTAGGCGAGCCTTTCAGGCCAATGCAAATACAAGGCTTACAAGTGAAGCGTTACTGATAAAAATATATGATTTGGCAAGGGGGGTTTGA
- a CDS encoding YaaR family protein, translating into MKINTLGAPQLPSPLERDTTNKTETSQGHFASDLLKNQDGQSRERLNALLVEIDNQGKKLGEVPTYSELKKYREVVRQFVGEAVGRMYTLQSQQGWDRHGRQKVYTIIKKVDATLDSLTEDVRQGQEKKLDILAKQDAIRGMLVDLYM; encoded by the coding sequence ATGAAAATTAATACGTTGGGTGCTCCTCAGTTGCCATCTCCCTTGGAGAGGGATACTACGAATAAGACCGAGACATCTCAAGGCCATTTCGCCTCAGACCTGCTCAAAAATCAGGATGGACAATCTCGAGAAAGATTAAATGCCTTATTGGTGGAGATTGACAATCAAGGGAAAAAATTAGGTGAAGTACCTACCTATTCCGAACTTAAAAAATACCGTGAAGTAGTACGGCAATTTGTTGGTGAGGCTGTAGGCCGTATGTATACGTTACAATCGCAACAAGGTTGGGATCGCCATGGAAGACAGAAAGTGTATACCATCATTAAAAAGGTGGATGCGACGTTAGATAGTTTAACAGAGGATGTGCGCCAGGGGCAGGAAAAGAAGCTGGATATCTTAGCGAAGCAAGACGCAATTCGTGGCATGCTAGTGGATTTATATATGTAG
- a CDS encoding ArsB/NhaD family transporter translates to MSSAPSFYGAITIFILVYAMIILEKFNRTVIAMTGGLVMILVGFLSQEVAIKDDIDFNTLGLLIGMMILVSITRRSGIFEAVAIWAVQVTKGYPISLLALLSIITAVASSLLDNVTTVLLIVPVTLTLTERLNINPMPFLITEILTSNIGGTATLIGDPPNIMIGSATHLTFTDFIVHLAPIAFLILLVTVLLLLLFYRKQLQVEEEHRLQVLTLSPKEQIKDWLLLKQSLFVLALTLVGFLLHGTLHLESATIAMTGAMLLMLVSQEEPEDILLHVEWPTVFFFTGLFILVGGLKSTGVIKALAQWALAFTGGQIELTAYLIIWLSAIASAFIDNIPFVATMIPMLQEMSAISGTHMEPVWWSLALGACLGGNGTLIGASANVIVAGIAEKNGYPISFRHFLFVAFPFMILSIIMAHIYVYLRYF, encoded by the coding sequence ATGAGTTCAGCACCGTCCTTTTATGGTGCTATCACAATCTTCATCCTTGTCTATGCCATGATCATCCTAGAAAAGTTTAATCGTACAGTGATCGCCATGACCGGTGGTCTAGTTATGATACTTGTAGGTTTTTTGAGCCAGGAAGTAGCCATCAAAGATGATATTGATTTTAACACGTTAGGATTACTTATCGGAATGATGATTTTGGTGTCCATTACGCGTCGCAGTGGTATTTTTGAGGCGGTTGCAATCTGGGCAGTACAAGTAACAAAAGGCTATCCTATTTCCTTGCTGGCATTACTTTCTATCATTACTGCCGTTGCTTCCTCATTATTAGATAATGTTACTACAGTACTACTCATCGTACCTGTTACCCTGACATTAACGGAACGTCTCAATATAAATCCTATGCCTTTTCTTATTACCGAAATACTCACCTCTAATATTGGAGGTACTGCCACCCTAATCGGTGATCCTCCTAATATTATGATAGGCAGTGCCACTCACCTAACCTTTACCGACTTTATTGTTCACTTGGCTCCTATTGCCTTTTTGATCTTACTAGTTACAGTTCTTCTTTTGCTGCTATTTTATCGCAAACAATTACAGGTCGAAGAAGAACACCGTTTGCAAGTACTAACCTTATCTCCTAAAGAACAGATTAAAGATTGGTTACTATTGAAACAATCCCTATTTGTACTCGCTCTTACCTTAGTCGGCTTTTTGCTTCATGGTACGCTGCATCTAGAGTCGGCAACTATTGCAATGACAGGAGCCATGCTACTTATGTTAGTTAGCCAGGAAGAGCCAGAAGATATTTTACTACATGTAGAATGGCCTACCGTCTTTTTCTTTACAGGACTTTTTATCTTAGTAGGTGGTCTTAAATCAACGGGCGTTATTAAAGCCTTAGCCCAGTGGGCTTTAGCTTTCACAGGCGGCCAAATTGAATTAACAGCTTATTTAATCATTTGGCTTTCGGCTATCGCTTCCGCGTTTATTGATAACATACCCTTTGTTGCTACTATGATCCCTATGTTACAAGAAATGAGCGCCATCTCAGGCACTCATATGGAACCCGTTTGGTGGTCACTGGCTCTTGGTGCTTGCCTAGGAGGTAATGGAACCTTAATTGGGGCCTCTGCCAATGTCATCGTGGCTGGTATTGCAGAAAAAAATGGTTACCCCATCTCTTTTCGCCACTTTTTATTCGTCGCTTTTCCCTTCATGATTTTATCAATTATCATGGCTCATATTTATGTATACCTACGATATTTCTAG
- a CDS encoding MATE family efflux transporter: protein MDRSKSLGEEKISTLLWQFSLPAITGMVVNAFYNVIDSIFVGRGVGEVGLAAVTIAFPIMTVLMGFGMLVGVGAAATVSLRIGEQKQQEAEKILGNAFTLSMILSIAFTACILLFLDPILSSLGAEPTVLPYARDFTRIIVLGSAFMYVGFGLNNIVRAEGNPKMAMSTVLISAVLNTLLNPLFIFVFNLGISGSALATIMSQGVSALWVLFYFLGKKSLLKLRSANLRLEKKIVINIFKIGMSPFLMQIAASLVTVLFNFTLLKYSGELAIASIGIINRMAMLMLMPIFGISQGLQPIIGYNYGAGNYGRVMKALKIGIWAATLFSIVGFIIIQVFDKQIIMLFNDNPELIAIGSEAMRINLCMLPVIGFQIIGANYFQAVGKAGYSIVLSMSRQLIILIPLLYFLPKMLGLQGAWVASPIADFSSALLTGIFLFWELRKLGEM, encoded by the coding sequence ATGGACCGTTCAAAATCATTAGGGGAAGAGAAAATTTCTACACTGCTTTGGCAGTTTTCCCTACCAGCCATTACGGGGATGGTAGTAAATGCTTTTTATAATGTAATTGATAGCATTTTTGTTGGTCGTGGCGTGGGTGAAGTTGGTCTCGCCGCAGTAACTATCGCTTTTCCCATTATGACGGTTTTAATGGGCTTTGGTATGTTAGTAGGTGTAGGGGCGGCTGCTACCGTTTCTCTTAGAATTGGCGAACAAAAACAACAAGAAGCCGAAAAAATACTAGGCAATGCTTTTACTCTGTCCATGATACTCTCCATTGCTTTCACAGCCTGTATACTGTTATTTCTAGATCCGATATTAAGTAGTTTAGGTGCTGAACCGACGGTGTTGCCCTATGCGAGGGACTTCACCAGGATTATAGTTCTTGGTAGTGCTTTTATGTATGTAGGTTTTGGCTTGAATAATATTGTGCGGGCTGAGGGAAATCCTAAAATGGCGATGTCTACCGTTCTCATTTCAGCAGTGTTAAATACTCTGTTAAATCCCTTATTTATTTTTGTTTTTAATCTGGGAATCAGCGGGTCTGCTTTGGCGACAATAATGTCTCAAGGGGTATCGGCTTTGTGGGTATTATTTTACTTTTTGGGAAAGAAAAGTTTGCTAAAATTACGCTCTGCCAATCTTAGATTAGAAAAAAAAATTGTGATTAATATTTTTAAGATTGGTATGTCACCTTTTTTAATGCAGATCGCTGCTAGTTTAGTAACAGTTTTATTTAACTTTACCTTATTAAAATATAGTGGAGAATTGGCGATTGCTTCCATTGGCATTATTAACCGAATGGCAATGCTTATGCTTATGCCTATTTTTGGAATCAGTCAGGGATTGCAGCCAATCATTGGGTATAACTATGGAGCGGGTAATTACGGAAGGGTTATGAAGGCTTTAAAAATAGGTATATGGGCTGCAACTTTGTTTTCAATTGTTGGCTTTATTATCATCCAAGTATTTGATAAACAAATTATTATGTTGTTTAATGATAACCCTGAACTGATTGCTATTGGTTCTGAGGCGATGCGGATTAATTTATGCATGCTGCCAGTGATTGGTTTTCAAATTATTGGAGCGAATTACTTTCAAGCTGTTGGTAAAGCAGGTTACTCCATTGTGCTTAGTATGTCGAGACAGCTAATTATACTGATTCCCCTATTGTATTTCTTACCAAAAATGTTAGGGCTGCAGGGAGCTTGGGTGGCTAGTCCTATCGCTGATTTTTCTTCTGCTTTACTGACAGGTATATTCTTGTTCTGGGAGCTTCGCAAATTAGGTGAAATGTAG
- a CDS encoding AAA family ATPase, with the protein MLIVLLGANGCGKTTIEKRLETAGMHRLRSHTTRARKIGEPEDAYYFVKKEDFKKVDIVESVLYKNSFFGLSREEVEKSKTQDCVVTLDWNGAQQIKHRIPFAVTVYIDCPMYQLEKRLPIQSDKEQQMKILEQIQLDSKCAEDCDYIVRNYDGQLDDACTQILEICREYKSKEQTT; encoded by the coding sequence ATGTTGATTGTTTTACTTGGCGCAAATGGATGTGGAAAAACAACCATAGAAAAGAGACTAGAAACCGCTGGTATGCATAGACTTCGCTCTCATACAACCCGGGCAAGAAAAATCGGTGAACCTGAGGATGCGTATTATTTTGTGAAAAAAGAGGACTTTAAAAAGGTTGATATAGTGGAAAGTGTACTATATAAAAACTCTTTTTTTGGTCTTAGCCGCGAAGAAGTCGAGAAATCAAAAACACAAGACTGTGTAGTAACCTTAGATTGGAATGGTGCTCAGCAAATTAAACACCGCATTCCTTTTGCCGTTACTGTATATATTGATTGCCCAATGTATCAACTGGAAAAACGCTTACCGATTCAAAGTGATAAAGAACAACAAATGAAAATTCTAGAACAAATACAATTAGATTCTAAGTGTGCAGAGGATTGTGATTATATTGTTCGTAATTATGATGGTCAATTAGATGACGCCTGCACTCAAATTTTAGAAATTTGTCGTGAGTACAAAAGTAAGGAACAAACTACATAA
- a CDS encoding thymidylate kinase: MNGKLIIVEAGDGCGKATQTEKLYNRLVSEGKSVRKVTFPDYQSNSSALIKMYLNGEFGDSPDAVNPYAASSFYAVDRYASYKQDWGEFYRQGGIIIADRYTTSNMVHQAVKIINEQEKDAFLDWLWDLEFAKFGLPIPDAVVFLDMPPAYSLILRQERAKQQGQEKADIHERDEKYLEHCYFNYCVIAEKYQWHKIQCIDGKKLKTVAQIHEEVYQKVQDILASSMV; the protein is encoded by the coding sequence ATGAATGGTAAATTGATTATTGTTGAAGCTGGAGATGGTTGTGGCAAAGCAACACAAACTGAAAAATTGTACAATCGCTTGGTATCGGAGGGGAAAAGTGTCCGCAAAGTGACATTCCCTGATTATCAAAGCAATTCTTCTGCTTTGATTAAAATGTATTTAAATGGTGAGTTTGGTGATAGTCCAGATGCAGTGAATCCTTATGCTGCATCAAGTTTTTATGCTGTAGATCGCTATGCATCTTATAAGCAAGATTGGGGAGAATTTTATCGTCAGGGCGGTATTATCATTGCAGACCGTTATACTACGTCTAATATGGTTCATCAGGCGGTAAAAATTATTAATGAGCAAGAAAAGGATGCTTTTTTAGATTGGTTATGGGATCTGGAATTTGCTAAATTTGGTTTGCCTATTCCTGATGCTGTTGTATTTCTTGATATGCCGCCAGCATATAGTCTTATCCTTAGACAGGAGCGGGCAAAACAGCAAGGGCAAGAAAAAGCGGATATTCATGAAAGGGATGAAAAATACTTAGAACACTGTTATTTTAATTACTGTGTTATTGCCGAAAAGTATCAATGGCATAAAATTCAATGTATTGATGGTAAAAAACTTAAAACTGTGGCACAAATCCATGAAGAAGTATACCAAAAGGTACAGGATATATTGGCTAGTAGTATGGTATAG
- a CDS encoding aminotransferase class I/II-fold pyridoxal phosphate-dependent enzyme has protein sequence MRLRQTDTPLLAAMQHYVKEEVIPFHTPGHKQGKGMHVALEKLIGKNALALDLALMEELDDFHEPHGCIKDAQDLTAQLYGADHSFFVINGTTGGIYAMIMAVAGPGEKIIVPRNAHRSIIGGIILSGAIPIFIQPEVDNELGLAMGVTPEMVEAAVLEHPDAKGVLVINPTYYGVATDLERIVALVHRNNMVVLVDEAHGPHLRFSRRLPIQALDAGADACAQSSHKIIGALTQCSLVHCREGRVRVPHLKAMLQLTQSTSPNYIMLASLDVARMQMALEGPQLIEKAIDLANWTRAEINKIPGLYCFGSEKLGEPGVFDLDPTKITVTVKGLGLTGGEAERILRHEYKIQAELSDLYNILFLITLGDGEYEVNALVTALKDMAEKHAKPYDFSLVEKCIKAPYPTAPQGVLSPRDALFGNTCMVDFTQSVGMVCAEIITFYPPGIPLLCPGERITQEIIDYCQLLQQGGMHVSGPEDYTLKTIKVVD, from the coding sequence TTGCGTTTAAGGCAAACGGATACACCCTTACTAGCGGCGATGCAACATTATGTTAAAGAGGAAGTCATTCCTTTTCATACACCAGGACATAAACAAGGCAAAGGTATGCACGTTGCATTAGAAAAACTAATTGGCAAAAATGCTTTAGCTTTAGATTTGGCTTTAATGGAAGAATTGGACGATTTCCATGAACCTCATGGTTGTATAAAAGATGCGCAAGATTTAACAGCGCAGTTATATGGTGCTGATCATAGCTTTTTTGTTATCAATGGTACTACCGGTGGTATTTATGCCATGATAATGGCCGTTGCCGGGCCTGGTGAGAAGATTATCGTACCCCGTAATGCTCACCGTTCCATCATTGGCGGAATTATATTAAGCGGCGCCATTCCCATATTTATTCAGCCGGAAGTGGACAACGAGCTGGGACTTGCTATGGGTGTTACGCCGGAAATGGTTGAAGCAGCGGTGCTTGAGCACCCTGATGCCAAAGGAGTATTGGTTATAAATCCTACTTACTATGGTGTAGCTACGGATTTAGAAAGGATTGTAGCCCTTGTACATCGAAATAATATGGTAGTGTTGGTAGACGAGGCACACGGTCCTCATCTTCGTTTTAGCAGACGGTTACCGATACAAGCTTTAGATGCGGGGGCAGATGCTTGTGCCCAGAGCAGTCACAAGATTATTGGTGCCCTAACTCAATGTTCTTTAGTTCATTGCCGAGAAGGACGTGTACGGGTTCCGCATTTAAAGGCAATGCTGCAGCTAACTCAATCGACAAGTCCCAATTATATTATGTTGGCATCGTTGGATGTAGCACGCATGCAGATGGCTTTAGAAGGGCCTCAATTGATAGAAAAGGCAATTGACTTAGCCAATTGGACAAGGGCGGAAATTAATAAAATCCCTGGTTTATATTGTTTTGGTTCAGAAAAGCTTGGAGAACCAGGTGTTTTTGATTTAGATCCAACGAAAATTACAGTTACCGTGAAAGGGTTAGGCTTAACTGGCGGTGAGGCTGAACGGATACTACGCCATGAATACAAAATACAAGCTGAGTTATCAGATCTATATAATATTCTTTTTTTAATTACCTTAGGGGATGGGGAGTACGAAGTAAATGCATTGGTGACAGCTTTGAAAGATATGGCAGAAAAACATGCCAAACCTTACGACTTTTCATTAGTAGAAAAATGTATCAAAGCTCCTTATCCTACAGCGCCTCAGGGAGTGTTATCGCCTCGCGATGCTTTATTCGGAAACACTTGCATGGTGGATTTTACTCAATCCGTAGGTATGGTCTGTGCTGAGATTATTACCTTTTATCCTCCAGGGATCCCCTTGCTTTGTCCAGGGGAAAGGATTACTCAGGAAATTATTGATTACTGTCAATTGCTGCAACAAGGTGGTATGCACGTATCTGGTCCTGAAGATTATACGCTAAAAACGATTAAAGTGGTGGATTAA
- a CDS encoding diguanylate cyclase domain-containing protein translates to MNHQFKILIADDSKLERQILCNNLISWGYKVYEAANGREALEMFDKIGPDLLILDGIMPEMDGYAVCEYLQQERKRSKTPIILITAYDNEEAVERAFVAGAGEYLTKPVYWNVLKYRIKRILLARQAEIALGKSEEKLQGILSNAVVGIGMLNERGHCIYANQKLVEMLGYSMEELYNITLEQVTHPDDKSVMREQVKKLVKNKKQEYHIERRYIRKDKTIFWARLSASAVYDEERNIKSIIGIVIDITDRKAMDAQLSLQNQYLLALNEVSLQLLNRLDLDDVLAMIVTQAVKLFDNASGSLYLLKPGNVEAELKFAVGKEEDDLGEIRYKDEGILGEVFNTGETIIINDYQKRANSISSHNMECGGVIIGMPLFSDKRVVGVISIYINEPGWECTQEQKFLLERFIGLASVAYDNAVLYKQAQEEIAERKLVEEKLRYMSMHDSLTGLYNRTYFEEEMQRISSRHYKSVGIIVCDVDGLKIVNDTLGHAFGDALIVAAATALRRACRIGDRVARIGGDEFVILLPEADSLVVEKVSQGIESKLKEGQLDRTLEGQVVRISIGWAVQTGQNLDIQELFKEADKNMYEDKLRNKRSKLN, encoded by the coding sequence ATGAATCATCAATTTAAAATTCTAATTGCCGACGATAGTAAATTGGAACGTCAAATATTATGCAACAACCTTATCTCTTGGGGCTATAAGGTTTACGAAGCTGCGAACGGTAGAGAAGCTCTTGAAATGTTTGACAAAATTGGGCCTGATTTGCTCATCCTAGATGGAATTATGCCAGAGATGGATGGCTATGCTGTATGTGAATATTTGCAGCAGGAAAGAAAGAGAAGCAAAACCCCCATTATATTAATTACAGCATATGATAATGAAGAAGCTGTGGAGCGGGCCTTTGTAGCAGGCGCCGGTGAGTATTTAACAAAACCTGTGTACTGGAACGTCTTAAAGTATCGTATAAAAAGGATTTTACTCGCAAGGCAGGCGGAGATCGCATTAGGAAAAAGTGAAGAGAAATTGCAAGGTATTTTAAGCAATGCTGTAGTCGGAATTGGAATGCTGAATGAGCGTGGTCACTGTATTTATGCCAATCAAAAACTTGTAGAGATGTTAGGATATTCCATGGAAGAGTTATATAATATTACCTTAGAACAGGTAACGCATCCTGATGATAAATCAGTTATGAGAGAGCAAGTAAAAAAGTTGGTTAAGAATAAGAAGCAGGAATATCATATTGAACGGCGCTATATTAGAAAAGATAAAACTATTTTTTGGGCTCGATTGTCTGCATCCGCGGTATACGATGAAGAACGGAACATCAAGAGTATTATCGGAATTGTCATTGATATTACAGATCGCAAGGCAATGGATGCTCAACTAAGTTTACAAAATCAATATTTATTAGCATTAAATGAAGTATCGTTGCAATTGCTAAATCGTTTAGATCTTGATGATGTGTTGGCTATGATCGTGACTCAGGCTGTGAAATTGTTTGATAATGCAAGTGGCAGTTTGTATCTTTTAAAACCTGGTAATGTGGAGGCCGAGCTTAAGTTTGCGGTTGGAAAGGAAGAAGATGACCTAGGCGAAATTCGGTATAAAGATGAGGGTATTCTTGGTGAAGTGTTTAACACGGGTGAGACCATTATCATAAATGATTATCAGAAAAGGGCAAATTCTATATCAAGTCACAATATGGAATGCGGTGGAGTTATTATTGGAATGCCTCTGTTTTCGGATAAAAGAGTTGTTGGTGTCATTTCTATTTACATTAACGAGCCAGGCTGGGAATGTACCCAGGAGCAAAAATTCTTGTTAGAACGTTTTATTGGCTTAGCTTCCGTTGCCTATGATAATGCAGTGCTTTATAAACAAGCCCAGGAGGAAATTGCTGAGCGTAAGCTTGTGGAAGAAAAATTACGCTATATGAGTATGCATGATTCTCTTACAGGTCTTTATAATCGTACCTATTTTGAAGAAGAAATGCAGCGTATTTCTTCGAGACATTACAAGTCGGTAGGCATCATTGTTTGTGATGTTGATGGTCTAAAAATTGTTAACGATACATTAGGACATGCTTTCGGGGACGCCTTGATTGTTGCCGCAGCGACTGCCTTACGGCGAGCTTGCCGTATAGGAGATAGGGTGGCTCGTATTGGCGGCGATGAATTCGTAATTTTATTGCCGGAGGCAGATTCTCTAGTCGTAGAAAAAGTGAGCCAAGGAATTGAGAGTAAGTTAAAAGAGGGCCAACTAGATAGGACTTTGGAAGGACAGGTTGTGCGAATTTCGATTGGCTGGGCTGTCCAGACAGGACAGAACTTAGATATACAAGAACTATTTAAAGAAGCAGATAAAAATATGTATGAGGATAAATTAAGGAATAAAAGGAGTAAACTAAATTAG
- a CDS encoding sensor histidine kinase gives MDMNTLDKIVKNTIAAVENGKTQIYDIYEAARNEVENIKKDVERIKQETVSIIFTVDDLEKKERRSRLKLMEVSRNFSVFTEEDIKAVYDDAKNYQIQLAVARAQEQNLRRQRDELEVRLRSLKNTVAKAEGLTTQVGAVLGYLGDEMGNVVMKIESLQQSQVFGAKIIKAQEEERRRVSREIHDGPAQAMANIVFRAEVCERLIDIDVIRAKKEITDLREQVRMCLKETRKIIFDLRPMTLDDLGLIPTMKRFLDAVKERSGIISEVRVLGTERRLDSYVETGLFRIFQEAVTNIEKHAKASIISLVIEFRSNLLFATIEDNGEGFEMVDNFGSESFGLLGMQERVNLLNGELTIKSELTVGTKIIIKVNLK, from the coding sequence ATGGACATGAACACTCTTGATAAAATTGTTAAAAATACAATTGCCGCTGTCGAGAATGGAAAAACGCAGATCTATGATATTTACGAAGCTGCTCGCAATGAAGTTGAAAATATAAAAAAGGACGTAGAACGTATCAAGCAAGAAACAGTTAGCATTATATTTACAGTCGATGATTTAGAAAAAAAGGAACGGCGTTCTAGACTTAAGTTAATGGAGGTAAGTCGTAATTTTAGCGTATTTACTGAAGAAGATATTAAAGCGGTATATGATGATGCTAAAAACTATCAAATTCAGCTGGCTGTAGCCAGAGCGCAAGAACAAAATCTGCGGCGTCAACGAGATGAACTGGAAGTTAGATTACGCTCTTTAAAAAATACAGTGGCGAAGGCAGAGGGATTAACAACCCAGGTCGGAGCGGTGCTCGGATACTTGGGAGATGAGATGGGTAATGTTGTAATGAAGATTGAATCTTTACAACAAAGCCAAGTCTTTGGGGCCAAGATAATTAAGGCCCAGGAAGAAGAACGACGTAGAGTATCTCGAGAAATTCATGATGGACCAGCACAAGCTATGGCAAATATTGTTTTCCGTGCGGAAGTTTGTGAACGGCTGATTGATATTGATGTAATCAGGGCCAAAAAAGAAATAACGGATCTGCGGGAACAAGTGCGTATGTGTTTAAAAGAAACGAGAAAAATTATCTTCGACTTACGCCCGATGACGCTTGATGATTTGGGTTTGATACCGACAATGAAACGTTTTTTGGATGCAGTCAAAGAACGGAGTGGAATTATCTCTGAAGTTAGAGTGTTGGGTACAGAGCGAAGGTTGGATTCTTATGTGGAAACCGGTCTTTTTCGAATTTTTCAAGAAGCCGTTACAAATATTGAGAAACATGCCAAAGCGAGTATAATTTCCCTTGTGATAGAATTTCGTTCAAATTTATTGTTCGCTACAATTGAAGACAATGGCGAAGGTTTTGAGATGGTAGATAATTTTGGTAGTGAAAGTTTTGGTTTGCTAGGTATGCAGGAAAGAGTAAATCTTTTGAATGGTGAACTAACAATTAAATCAGAATTAACGGTAGGTACAAAGATTATTATTAAGGTAAATTTAAAGTAG